From one Pempheris klunzingeri isolate RE-2024b chromosome 5, fPemKlu1.hap1, whole genome shotgun sequence genomic stretch:
- the nox5 gene encoding NADPH oxidase 5 produces the protein MSLDEDARWLEWVTKQFESIAGDDKEIDIDEFKTALKVKESFFAERFFALFDSDGSSSISLDELLKALDLLIHGSETDKLRFLFQVYDVDGSGSIDPDELRTVLKSCLRESAISLPEEKLDDLTLALFESADKDNSGAITFEELKAELENFPEVMENLTISAANWLKPPDLDQKKRQAPRYLTRAYWHNNSRKLLFLCMYACLSLLLFIFAMLQNSHGGAWYMVAKGCGQCLNFNCTFVMVLMLRRCLTWLRATWVVRVLPLDQNILLHQIVGYAILCYTLVHTTAHILNFVQLAQRGPFSLWEYLLTTRPGIGWVKGTASVTGVVLQVVICLMVLCSSTFVRRSGHFEVFYWSHLSYVWVWSLLMVHCANFWKWFLVPGLAFLLEKIVGIAVSRMGGLYIVEVNLLPSKVTHLVIKRPQFFHFKPGDYVYINIPVIAKYEWHPFTISSAPEESDTLWLHIRSMGQWTNRLYEYFRQPESHTVSPKRLTTSLRDRRQLMKAQEDLFSSTNCNGAVASNEDDAIELMMYRQNGSRCDVTPPSGSGSPGPAEPPPDELGPAERGEAPPLREGSAKFGENHRFCNIKCYVDGPYGTPTRQIFASEHAVLIGAGIGITPFASILQSIMYRYRRRKQNCPNCNYSWCENIKDSDMKLRKVDFIWINRDQKSFEWFVSLLTKLEMDQADEEPEGRFLEMHMYMTSALSKNDMKAIGLQMALDLLAKKEKRDSITGLRTRTQPGRPEWGKVFQKVSEEKKGKVHVFYCGSPALAKLIKAQCEHFGFNFYKENF, from the exons ATGAGTCTGGACGAGGACGCCCGCTGGCTGGAGTGGGTGACCAAACAGTTCGAGAGCATCGCCGGGGACGACAAGGAGATCGACATCGATGAGTTTAAGACGGCGCTCAAGGTCAAAGAG TCTTTCTTTGCCGAGCGTTTCTTCGCCCTGTTCGACTCGGACGGCAGCAGCTCCATCAGCCTGGACGAgctgctgaaggctctggacctCCTCATCCACGGCAGCGAGACCGACAAGCTCAGGTTCCTCTTCCAGGTCTACGACGTGGACG GCAGCGGCTCCATCGATCCAGACGAGCTGCGAACAGTCTTGAAGTCGTGTCTGCGTGAGAGCGCCATCTCTCTGCCGGAGGAGAAGCTGGACGACCTGACGCTGGCTCTGTTCGAGTCCGCCGACAAAGACAACAGCGGCGCCATCACCTTCGAGGAGCTGAAGGCCGAGCTGGAGAACTTCCCCGAGGTCATGGAGAACCTCACCATCAG cgCTGCCAACTGGTTGAAGCCTCCTGATCTGGATCAGAAGAAGCGCCAGGCTCCACGATACCTGACCCGAGCCTACTGGCACAACAACAGCCGGAAGCTGCTGTTCCTGTGCATGTACGCCtgcctcagtctgctgctgttcaTCTTCGCCATGCTGCAGAACAGTCATGGGGGGGCCTGGTACATGGTGGCCAAAGGCTGCGGACAGTGTCTCAACTTCAACTGCACCTTCGTCATG gtgctgATGCTGCGTCGCTGTCTCACCTGGCTGAGGGCCACCTGGGTGGTGAGGGTCTTACCTCTGGACCAGAACATCCTGCTGCATCAGATCGTGGGCTACGCCATCCTCTGCTACACGCTGGTCCACACCACCGCCCACATCCTCAACTTCG tgCAGCTGGCGCAGCGCGGCCCCTTCAGCCTGTGGGAGTACCTGCTGACCACCCGTCCCGGTATCGGCTGGGTGAAGGGGACGGCGTCGGTGACCGGGGTCGTCCTGCAGGTCGTCATCTGCCTCATGGTGCTCTGCTCCAGCACCTTCGTACGCCGCAGCGGACACTtcgag GTGTTTTACTGGTCTCACCTGTCCTATGTGTGGGTCTGGTCTCTGCTGATGGTCCACTGTGCAAACTTCTGGAAGTGGTTCCTGGTTCCTGGTCTCGCCTTCCTGCTGGAGAAGATCGTGGGAATCGCCGTTTCTCGTATGGGAGGTCTTTACATCGTGGAGGTCAACCTGCTGCCGTCCAAG gtgACTCACCTGGTGATCAAGCGTCCTCAGTTCTTCCATTTCAAACCTGGAGATTACGTCTACATCAACATCCCGGTGATCGCAAAGTACGAGTGGCATCCGTTCACCATCAGCAGTGCGCCTGAGGAGTCGG aTACTCTGTGGCTGCACATCCGCTCGATGGGCCAGTGGACCAACCGGCTGTACGAGTACTTCAGACAGCCAGAGAGCCACACGGTGAGCCCCAAGAGGCTGACCACCAGCCTGAGGGACCGCAGGCAGCTGATGAAGGCCCAg GAGGACTTGTTCAGCTCTACAAACTGTAACGGAGCGGTGGCGTCCAACGAGGACGACGCCATCGAGCTGATGATGTACCGTCAGAACGGCTCCCGGTGCGACGTCACCCCGCCGTCCGGTTCCGGGTCTCCGGGGCCGGCGGAGCCTCCTCCGGACGAGCTGGGCCCGGCGGAGCGAGGAGAGGCCCCCCCGCTCAGAGAG GGTTCTGCCAAGTTTGGGGAGAACCACAGGTTCTGTAACATCAAG TGTTACGTGGACGGACCATACGGGACTCCGACCAGGCAGATCTTCGCCTCCGAACACGCCGTCCTGATCGGGGCCGGTATCGGGATCACGCCGTTCGCCTCCATCCTGCAGAGCATCATGTACCG ATACCGCAGGAGGAAGCAGAACTGTCCCAACTGTAACTACTCCTGGTGTGAAAACATTAAAGACAGCGACATGAAGTTACGCAAA GTGGACTTCATCTGGATCAACAGAGACCAGAAGTCGTTTGAGTGGTTTGTGAGTCTACTGACCAAACTGGAGATGGACCAGGCTGACGAGGAGCCGGAAG GCCGCTTCCTGGAGATGCACATGTACATGACGTCGGCGCTCAGTAAGAATGACATGAAGGCCATCGGACTGCAGATGGCGCTCGACCTTCTGGccaagaaggagaagagagactCCATCACCGGGCTGAGGACCAGGACCCAGCCTGGCCGGCCCGAGTGGGGGAAG gtgtttcAGAAAGTGTCcgaggagaaaaaaggaaaagtccaCGTCTTCTACTGCGGCTCTCCTGCTCTGGCCAAACTCATCAAAGCTCAGTGTGAACACTTCGGCTTCAACTTCTACAAGGAAAACTTCTGA